The DNA segment TTTTTGGCTTCAGCTGCATATACGCCAATGCGTTTACAAAATTATTATCTACTAGAGAGCTTCATCTTTGATACAAATCTAGTTGTTTGTGAATGTTGATAAGAACTAAGAACTCTCCAGAAAGCAAGAACCTGAACAGAGTGGTTTTTGAGGAGATGATGATCAAAGGCTAGTTGTTTGTGAATATTGATACAATCAAATATATCACCTTGTTTGGTCTGTTCAAAAATCATTATGATTAGATgtgatttataatttaaatatctaaGACCGGTGCAGGCTTATTAGGTCAACCTTGAAACTCTTGATTGCAGGTTTGTTCATAGCGTTGGGTTGTCTTTCAagttctttcttctcttcttccgaTGGTATTGCTCCACATTCCTCAGCTGATTCAATGACTAAAATAAGAGTGAATGTTAACAGAACCAGTAACACAAAGTTGTTGAAGGAAGCCATTGATTCCTCAAAAGTTGCTCTTATATCTTTCTCCTGCATGCGAAcgaatatatatctatatatatatatgattagaGAGTTTGCTCTCTTCAAGTGCTtacctaaacaaaaaaagaaaaaaagaaaaaaaaacagtgtcacttataattattgaaatttaaggtaaatataaaaaaaaaattagtaaaatcaATAAAGTAGTAGTATACCAATAGAACAATTAAAAGCAAATAACTGagtaaaatcaataaaaacattacatacagtataacctctttaaattaatattctataaattaatatacactaaaaatctctataaaataatataattttatagtctcaattgagtttttggttcaattagtatatcgataaattaatatctctataaattaataaaaaaatatagttttggtgtagtctcaacattattaatttatagaggttttttGTACAAGATTATGGAGCAGTTAttggttaaaaataatataatccaTGTTGCAACCAACTAATATTTGTAGGAAATATTGCTCCTTATTTCAAAGATATAATTAAAAGAACAAAAGGTCCTTTTTATAATGTAATATACGCTGGCGTAGCTTTCATTTTTCTATGGGAaaataaatcaatgaaatttGAGTGCATTAATGAAATTAATTGCTAATTTGCTACTAAAACCTCTGACATTAACTCTGCTTTGTAATACCTCAGCTAAAGCTTATTTAAGCAAGCAAAAAAGTTTAAAGGAGAAGCAGAAAGTAGCTCGCATAATCTCTTCTAATATAATTGAGTGAACACACACATGCCAAAAGTTTTTTGTATCTGTTTTTCTTTGGGAAGGGAGGAATTCTTTTATCTCTCCTAAATCTCACAAAAGAAGCTTTAAGATCAGAACATCCATTTTACTTAACTGTATTTTTGAACATATCTTACTTTCATTGGCTCAACTTTCTTGGATACAATAAAAGAggtaatttaataataaacatGAAATAACATATCAAAATAGATTAAGCTAGATAtatcttttaaaagaaaatgacaGTAAATTAGAGATAAAGTTTGAATGCGCTGATAAAGTTTTCACGACATAGTTAAATatccattttatttattttcttaaattttaaactGAAAACAGAAGATACTTAACCAGGAGAGATCTTAAACACAAGCTACCTAGAATGTGCAACCTCCTGGTCCTCCATAGAAGATTGCGTCATATGGAACTTTACTATCTGATTTGGTTTCTGCTTTATAACAATTTGGGGTGGTTGAGAGTGGATTTACTGTAGAAATTGGTGGCTTTGATAGTTTGCCGTCAATTTCATCAGCCACTTCAATACCATTCACATAGGCTGCCTTCAAGTAACCTTCAATAGGGAAATGCCCACTTCCCATGTGTGGGCTCTTCTCTTTCACTGGACTGTATACTTCTCCTCCATATGATATCAAACTTGCTCCATGGACTAAACCGACTTCTGTGAACAATGATTTTGGCCAGTATCCAACATTTTCATTGAACACCACCAACCACCAATCTCCTGTTTTACTATCCTGCTTAGACAAAGCATTGTTGCATATACAGCTGCTAATTTGGACCTtatatattcattaaattttACTAGAGAATTAAGCTTTCAAATGATTTAATATGAGGATGCTACCTGAAAGATGCTGATTTCTATTTCATATTGTTTGCCACCGTATGTAGAAACTTGGTTAAAAAGGTAGCCCAACGGGATTTTGGTGCTCACTTGGACAAAACCAGGGCATAATGTATTGAAGCAACCTGTCTTGATAAATCCATCTGCCTGTTTACAAACAAAGAATACACTGATATATTTTACGACAAGACATCATGAAAGTGGGAAAAGTCAAGATATAAAAGACTTATATGTTTGGAGAACATACAGTCCAGTAGGTGAATAAGCGACTGTGGTTCTTGTTTAGCCATTGGTACACCTGCGAGGGACATAATAATAAATGTAAACTGATGAGTGCAATCAGGGAAAGCAACCAGATATGCAACAAATCCTTGACTTGCTGTCAATCCAGCTCTAACTTTTCACATTCGAACATTGATAGAATAATTAATGTAATTTGATGAGTGCAATTtcataaaaatgaaagaaaaacacAAGATTCTGACTTACTATCCATCCAGCTCTAATGCTTTCAAAATGTTCATAATTGCCTGTGGCGACAAGCATACTCGCAGAACTGATCTGAGTGGGTGAAACTTCTGGTTCCCAAATGCTGAGGTTTGCCTTTCCTCCATAATTGTCATATTTGAACTCACCCACGGCAAACTAGTTTACAAAGAGAACAAATAAGAAGAAAGAGTGATAAAGATAAATGCTCATTGTAGGTGAGGATATGCTCTAAGTGAAGGAAAATGTAATGAATTAGCATATGGTTAAATACATGATAACCAGTTAAGTCGATATTATTGCCCTTTGAAGAAACATATCTTGAATATTTGGACCCCATGGATTTTAAACGGTGAGCTTGTATAACATCTTCATGTGTGATCCTCTTAACAATCACTGTCCCAAGTGGACATCTTATCCCATCTTGTCCAAATGGAACAAAACGACCATTCTTTGAATTGTTGTTGTTTATGGTCCATTTAGATGTATTTGTAGGCCTCAACTGCACATCATAGTTTCAATCCATtcacataataatataatttcagAATTTCAACTAGCTTCTTGTACTAGCAAACTTCTTATATGCACGAAAAACCTGAACAGAGTGGGTCTTGAGCATAGGATGATCAAATGCTAGCTGTTTATTAATGTCGATGCAATCCAATATATCACCAAATTTAGTCTGTCGAaatgcaaaaaaataattatgatatGATCTGAAAATAAAGTGATTATGGTCGCATAAACAAGCCAAATTTATGAACATAATATGAATATGGTTTTGAAAAGGCTATAACTTACCTGGAAGCTTTTGATTGCAGGTCTATTGACATAGTTGAGTAATCTTTCCAGCTCCTTTCCATTGTCTTCCACTAGTACTTTTTTGTGACTCTCGGCAACAATAAAGAGAATTAGTACCGAAAAAGTCAGCAGAGGTAACTTATCAAAGGAAACCATGGCTCTTATGACTGACTATCTTTACCAAAAGTTTAATGAAGCACAACAACTATATACGGTATCAATAATTTCGAGACTATTGATACCAACGAGGCACCAATATACAATGGTTGACAAATGTCTCTTCCTAAATCCCTTTTTGAGGATTCTTAAATGAGTCATTAAATAGCAAACTTTaagataacttttttttataaattaataaattccCAAACTGTAAAAAAGTAGTCACCCTTTCTTTCAATTTATAACTTGTTTtggtaaatattaatttatctttagtataattaaataaaatagtatCTTGAATAAATTATGTTTCAATtttactttaaatatttttaaataaatattatgtaaCTAATATTTTTGCATTGAATTTTAACacgatttatatttttttatagaaatccAAAATAATGTGCAAATTAAAACAaagaaattaattaacaaagaTGGAAGCAATTCCAGTCAACTAAATAGTTTATAACtcgtatataatttataaaaatattttatctttctttatttttaagataataTTAATGTTAAATAATGAATCCAATTGCAAAAATGATATGCACAAATTGAAAGAAATCATTAATAGTTTTTCCTAtcattgttaatttttataGCATATTAAACTCTCCAAATTGAGGGtacaaaaaatagaaatagaaatCCACAAAAGATTTATGTATATCAGAGATTAAAGATATTTTATTCATAAACCAAAGATTTACAGGATGTGAAAGAGTctgatacaaaatatataagcaTGAATTTGGAAGATATCAGTTGGTGATGTATTGATGGAGCTCGGAAAGAacataatattttacaaaactaGGATGGTTCTGTAGTAAAGAGAGATCTACCAAAAGTATGATTGGAGCCATAAATATTAAAGAGTCTATTATCTTCAAATGCagaatgtaatttttttatttgggaGATGGAGTGCACGAAGACTCTAGATACTAAAGAACTAGTATTTGCAACTGAATACTACTTCTttattctcaattggtgaaaatAATGTCTACACTGACAGAATGGTCGGTCTTCACTATACATATTGAAGAATTTTTACGCTATAAGGAATTTTTTTTCCCAAATTTTGACATTTATCATATCCAAGGATGAAAATATAATGGCTGATAAATTTGTACGAGGTGTTTGGAATTTGTTTTATGATATGATTTATGTTGATTCAGTTCCACCTAGCTAGTTTATAGATTTGGAATCTTCTTAAGAGTAGTGTATACCTTTTGTTAGAAAAAAACAatcgaaatttaaaaaaaatacacgtCCATacgtttaaaatttataaaaaagctTTGAATCTTTAGTTCTTTAACTATTGATGATAAAGctaaaaacaatataatttaGAAGCCGTTACGCTTGGAGGATGTATGTTCATCTTGAATCAACAAAGGGAAAGTACTATATATATGACATTGTATAGGTGGGGTTTTGAAAGAACAAAATCCTTTTTATAGGATAAGGATGGTTCCATACCACAGGATTAGAAGATAATATGTGGCAATAAATACCTGACGAAGCTTATCACTTTTACGtcaaaatatgaagttttttttttgactatgAAATGCACAAACACTATATAGTTTATGAAGGTTTGTTCTCAATTGGCGAAAACGACGTCGACACTATTTTTTTCTGTGGACGAAATTCAATGACATCATTTTCTCTAATTTCGATGATGTAAGCAATTACTTCGTAATTTCACGATCATGCATATGCCAAAAGcacaaaatataataacaaacaAGTTTGCATGTGGATGTGGTGCACGAAGTACTTCTCttcttttgttatttattgATTTCATATTTCTGGTTTGGTTATCCGAATAATTTTGTTATTGCTGTAAAAAGAAAACGTTACGCGTACAATTTCAATTATCTTGTTTGGACTTCACAGTATTTTACCAGTTAGCATCCACTGATCCCCCCGACTGAAATTCTGGCGAGTGGTCCTATAGGACATCTATAATTCGGAGTgcataaaaaaaacattcttattCTAATTTTGATATTAATTGAATTACTCCAATTAAACATACACCAAAACATTCTTGTATCTCTATTAAATC comes from the Brassica rapa cultivar Chiifu-401-42 chromosome A01, CAAS_Brap_v3.01, whole genome shotgun sequence genome and includes:
- the LOC108868801 gene encoding uncharacterized protein LOC108868801, yielding MVSFDKLPLLTFSVLILFIVAESHKKVLVEDNGKELERLLNYVNRPAIKSFQTKFGDILDCIDINKQLAFDHPMLKTHSVQLRPTNTSKWTINNNNSKNGRFVPFGQDGIRCPLGTVIVKRITHEDVIQAHRLKSMGSKYSRYVSSKGNNIDLTGYHFAVGEFKYDNYGGKANLSIWEPEVSPTQISSASMLVATGNYEHFESIRAGWIVYQWLNKNHSRLFTYWTADGFIKTGCFNTLCPGFVQVSTKIPLGYLFNQVSTYGGKQYEIEISIFQDSKTGDWWLVVFNENVGYWPKSLFTEVGLVHGASLISYGGEVYSPVKEKSPHMGSGHFPIEGYLKAAYVNGIEVADEIDGKLSKPPISTVNPLSTTPNCYKAETKSDSKVPYDAIFYGGPGGCTF